In Anser cygnoides isolate HZ-2024a breed goose chromosome Z, Taihu_goose_T2T_genome, whole genome shotgun sequence, a genomic segment contains:
- the LOC136788944 gene encoding transcription factor JunD-like, with protein MSGGRSGRAAVKMEAPFYPEEGLELLPDFVPLPGFAAAGPGAEAAAAAAAAAAAAAAGGPKLLLGAGKKRDLPPAAPSPLPGPFALRPPGSARGSAAALRLLPPAPSAAAAAAPPPPPGSAAGSGAGAAGSRGGPEAALGSAAELPLLKLPPAADLEQLLIQGGAGMGPGSPGTAAAAAGAGGGSAAAGTFLYRQPVTQEQEGFADGFVKALADLHKQNQLLAAPPLSPPGPCCPARPGPAAAAAADPPAVYTNLSSFNPAGPLSPSGSAYPAASAPPPGLPFGAAGLGGGRLPPSRSLEEPQTVPDVPPAAGGEGGGGGSAPTPPSLSPLDAESQERLKAERKRLRNRIAASKCRRRKLERIARLEEKVKALKGQNAELAATANLLRAQVTQLQGRVRSHLSSGCHINAGAAAAPPREPPAEPPAAPESSGAC; from the exons ATGAGCGGCGGTCGGAGCGGGCGAGCCGCCGTGAAGATGGAGGCGCCGTTTTACCCCGaggaggggctggagctgctgcccgaCTTCGTGCCGCTGCCGGGCTTCGCCGCCGCCGGACCCGGAGCCGAAGccgcagcagcggcagcagcggcagcggcggcggcggcggccgggggcccgaagctgctgctgggcgcCGGCAAGAAGCGGGAcctgccgcccgccgccccctcgcCGCTGCCGGGGCCCTTCGCCCTGCGCCCGCCCGGTAGCGCCCGAGGCAGCGCCGCGGCCCTGCGCCTGCTGCCGCCCGctcccagcgccgccgccgccgccgccccgccgccgcctccgggCTCGGCGGCCGgctccggggccggggctgcggggagccgcGGCGGCCCGGAGGCCGCGCTGGGCTCTGCGGCGGAGCTGCCGCTGCTGAAGCTGCCGCCGGCCGCCGACCTGGAGCAGCTGCTCATACAGGGCGGCGCGGGGATGGGGCCCGGCAGCccggggacggcggcggcggcggcgggggccggcggaggctcggcggcggcggggacgtTCCTGTACCGGCAGCCGGTGacgcaggagcaggagggcttCGCCGACGGCTTCGTCAAGGCCCTGGCCGACCTGCACAAGCAGAATCAGCTCCTGGCCGCGCCGCCGCTCTCCCCGCCGGGGCCGTGCTGCCCGGCCCGCCCGgggcccgcggccgccgccgccgccgaccCGCCGGCCGTCTACACCAACCTGAGCAGCTTCAACCCCGCCGGGCCGCTCAGCCCCTCGGGCAGCGCCTACCCCGCCGCCtcgg ctccgccgccggggctgcccttcggggcggcggggctgggcggcGGGCGGCTGCCGCCGTCGCGGTCGCTGGAGGAGCCGCAGACTGTCCCCGACGTGccgccggcggcgggcggcgagggcggcggcggcggcagcgccccgACGCCGCCGTCGCTGTCGCCGCTGGACGCCGAGAGCCAGGAGCGGCTGAAGGCGGAGCGCAAGCGGCTGCGGAACCGCATCGCCGCCTCCAAGTGCCGCCGCCGCAAGCTGGAGCGCATCGCCCGCCTGGAGGAGAAAGTGAAGGCGCTCAAGGGGCAGAACGCCGAGCTGGCCGCCACCGCCAACCTGCTGCGCGCACAGGTCACCCAGCTGCAGGGACGGGTCCGCAGCCACCTCTCCTCCGGCTGCCACATCAacgccggcgccgccgccgcgccgccccgaGAGCCGCCCGCcgagccgcccgccgccccggaGAGCAGCGGCGCCTGCTGA
- the THAP1 gene encoding THAP domain-containing protein 1 — protein MVQSCSAYRCRNRYDKEKPISFHKFPLTRPDLCKKWEAAVKRKNFKPTKYSSICSEHFTPDCFKRECNNKLLKENAVPTIFCYTEPNEKAEEFPEQPEDPLPPPPPPPPPPPPPPPPPPAAPVLLPSPSTPSFHLAQIDARFVDPSIGLLMPPLQTPSNLAVFCDHNYTVEDTVHQRKRIQQLEEQVEKLRKKLKTAQQRCRRQERQIEKLREIVQFQKEKDILSGKGYVILPNDYFEVVEVPA, from the exons atGGTGCAGTCGTGTTCCGCCTACCGCTGCCGGAACCGATACGACAAAGAGAAGCCCATCTCCTTCCACAA GTTCCCCCTGACGAGGCCCGACCTGTGCAAGAAGTGGGAGGCGGCCGTGAAGAGGAAGAACTTCAAGCCCACCAAGTACAGCAGCATCTGCTCCGAGCACTTCACGCCCGACTGCTTCAAGAGGGAGTGCAACAACAAGCTGCTGAAGGAGAACGCGGTGCCCACGATATTCTGCTACACCGAGCCCAATGAAAAG gctgaaGAATTTCCAGAACAGCCAGAAGATCCACTACcgcctccaccaccaccgccacctccgccgccgccaccgccgccaccaccaccagcagctcctgtgctaCTGCCCTCTCCATCAACTCCATCTTTCCATTTAGCTCAAATAGATGCCAGATTTGTAGATCCAAGTATTGGATTATTGATGCCTCCTCTCCAGACCCCTAGCAATCTTGCAGTTTTTTGTGATCACAACTATACTGTAGAGGATACAGTTCATCAGCGAAAAAGAATTCAGCAGCTGGAGGAACAAGTTGAAAAACTGCGAAAGAAGCTCAAGACTGCGCAACAGCGATGCCGGCGTCAGGAAAGACAAATTGAAAAACTGAGGGAGATTGTTcagtttcagaaggaaaaagacatACTGTCAGGAAAGGGCTATGTGATTCTGCCCAATGACTATTTTGAAGTTGTAGAAGTACCTGCCTAA